One Drosophila virilis strain 15010-1051.87 chromosome 5, Dvir_AGI_RSII-ME, whole genome shotgun sequence DNA window includes the following coding sequences:
- the Agps gene encoding alkylglycerone-phosphate synthase: protein MAAKRNAVTTQVPEPPPEGTSLALDTRLSRHVESVIPKKRQEALKWYGWGYNDSQFYGQQGIICFKGDKYPLAGCELPNFTKWVRSKFDLHVDHTNAYPQLPPTYPAPVANAPFLNELRGCTKVEHSQEGVDRLVRCHGQTLHDIYSLWHNKFRRIPDLVVWPRCHDEVVQLVRLAHKHNVMLLPFGGGTSVSGAITCPQEEQRMICVLDTSQMNRLLWLNRENLTVCFESGVVGQDLERVLREQGLTVGHEPDSYEFSTLGGWVATRASGMKKNVYGNIEDLVVRVRMVTPAGTLERECSAPRVSCGPDFNHIILGSEGTLGVITEVVLKVRPLPPVQRYGSLVFPDFEQGVLFMREVARRRCQPASVRLMDNEQFLFGQALKPEKSWLASCLDAVKQRYVTVWKGIDLAHICAATLLFEGEQKDVQRQEAVIYEIAARYKGFPAGGQNGERGYLFTFVIAYIRDFALHQGIVAESFETSVPWDRCSLLCRCVKRRVVSECARHNISHYTISARVTQTYDAGACIYFYFGFRYLNIPNPVEVFEAIEHSAREEILACGGSLSHHHGVGKIRSHWYRNAVTETGSSLYTAAKQHLDPRNIFAAGNLLPPQEQLQLAEKLEKPPQLQAAATATAAAAALKAKL, encoded by the exons ATGGCAGCCAAGCGAAATGCTGTGACCACACAAGTCCCGGAGCCACCCCCGGAGGGTACATCTCTGGCGCTGGACACGCGACTCTCGCGGCACGTGGAGAGCGTAATACCCAAGAAGCG CCAGGAGGCGCTCAAGTGGTACGGCTGGGGCTACAACGATTCCCAGTTCTATGGACAGCAGGGCATCATCTGCTTTAAAGGCGACAA ATACCCGCTAGCCGGCTGTGAATTACCCAATTTTACGAAGTGGGTGAGAAGTAAATTCGATCTGCACGTGGATCACACCAATGCATACCCACAGCTGCCGCCGACGTACCCGGCGCCAGTCGCGAATGCGCCCTTCCTGAACGAGCTGCGCGGCTGCACCAAAGTGGAGCACTCGCAGGAGGGCGTCGACCGGCTGGTACGGTGTCACGGCCAGACGCTGCATGACATCTACAGCCTGTGGCACAACAAGTTCCGGCGCATACCGGATCTGGTAGTGTGGCCGCGCTGCCACGACGAGGTGGTGCAGCTGGTGAGGCTGGCGCACAAGCACAATGTGATGCTGTTGCCCTTTGGGGGCGGGACGAGCGTTTCGGGTGCCATCACCTGTCCGCAGGAGGAGCAGCGCATGATTTGTGTACTGGACACGTCGCAAATGAATCGCCTGCTGTGGCTCAATCGCGAGAATCTCACCGTCTGCTTCGAGTCGGGCGTGGTCGGTCAGGATCTTGAGCGAGTGCTGCGCGAACAGGGTCTCACCGTGGGCCACGAGCCGGACTCGTATGAGTTCAGCACGCTCGGTGGCTGGGTGGCCACGCGCGCCTCCGGCATGAAGAAGAACGTATACGGTAACATCGAGGATCTGGTAGTGCGTGTGCGCATGGTGACGCCCGCGGGCACACTGGAGCGAGAGTGCAGCGCGCCGCGCGTGAGCTGTGGCCCGGACTTCAATCACATCATACTCGGCTCCGAGGGCACGCTGGGCGTCATCACTGAGGTCGTGCTCAAGGTGCGTCCGCTGCCGCCAGTGCAGCGTTATGGTTCCTTGGTGTTCCCCGACTTTGAGCAGGGCGTGCTCTTTATGCGCGAGGTGGCCCGACGACGCTGCCAGCCCGCCTCGGTCCGTCTGATGGACAATGAGCAGTTCCTATTCGGTCAGGCGCTCAAGCCCGAAAAGAGCTGGCTGGCCAGCTGCCTGGATGCAGTCAAACAGCGCTATGTGACCGTGTGGAAGGGCATTGATCTGGCGCACATATGCGCCGCCACGCTGCTCTTCGAGGGCGAACAGAAGGATGTGCAGCGTCAGGAGGCGGTCATCTATGAAATCGCCGCACGTTACAAGGGATTTCCGGCAGGTGGTCAGAACGGCGAGCGTGGCTATTTATTCACCTTTGTCATCGCATACATCAGG GACTTTGCACTTCATCAAGGCATTGTGGCTGAATCGTTTGAGACGTCTGTACCCTGGGATCGCTGCAGTTTGTTGTGTCGCTGTGTGAAACGACGCGTCGTTTCG GAATGCGCCAGACACAACATTTCGCACTACACCATCTCGGCGCGAGTGACACAGACCTACGATGCGGGGGCATGCATATACTTTTACTTTGGTTTCCGCTATTTGAACATACCCAATCCGGTTGAGGTATTCGAGGCCATTGAGCACAGTGCACGCGAGGAGATCTTGGCCTGCGGTGGCTCCCTGTCGCATCACCATGGTGTGGGCAAAATACGCAGCCATTGGTATCGCAATGCGGTCACCGAGACGGGCAGCTCGCTCTACACCGCTGCCAAGCAGCATTTGGATCCTCGCAACATCTTTGCGGCGGGGAATCTGCTGCCACCGCAGGAACAGTTGCAGCTGGCAGAGAAGCTGGAGAAACCACCGCAgctgcaagcagcagcaacagcaaca